The proteins below are encoded in one region of Thermosinus carboxydivorans Nor1:
- a CDS encoding putative polysaccharide biosynthesis protein, protein MSKDTFLKGALILTVAGIIVKVIGSVNRILLSRLLGGEGIGLYQMAYPIYLLALSISSAGIPVAISILIAEKIALGDYRGANRVFRISLAVLAATGIIFTFLLYYGANWLVEYQFVRDPRAYYAIAALAPAIFFVTILSSYRGYFQGLQLMTPTAVSQIVEQLLRVVTMIVLAYLLMPYGLEYAAAGASFGAGPGAAAGLLVLIYYYWRQRREFQRKIAAQPDMRQESGFRIITRIVRLAFPVSLANIMLPVVSNIDLLIVPARLEVAGFTVEQATELFGYLTGMAVALINLPTILTASLAASLVPAVSEAYTLGNRARIYQRTATAMRISNLITIPAFVGMWLLATPISQMLYGTPNAGVPIAILSVGIVLLGIHQVTTGVLQGLGHTAIPLVNMVISAVVKVIMSWTLTAMPSLGIKGAAWASVADFGVAALLNMYFVYRYVGFSIDWKDTFKTMAATAVMGGIVLLVYDAIMTKTFSNTLATLAAIAAGGAVYGIVLLLVGGVSERDVQRIPRVGPDLARLLHTFRLLRR, encoded by the coding sequence TTGAGCAAGGATACATTCCTAAAGGGCGCCTTGATTTTGACGGTTGCCGGCATTATCGTCAAGGTTATCGGGTCGGTGAACCGTATTTTATTATCACGGCTACTGGGCGGCGAAGGGATTGGTCTGTACCAAATGGCCTATCCCATTTATCTTTTAGCCCTCAGTATTTCGTCGGCCGGCATTCCGGTAGCAATTTCCATTTTAATTGCCGAGAAGATTGCCCTTGGCGACTATCGCGGCGCTAACCGTGTTTTCCGCATTTCGCTGGCGGTACTGGCAGCAACCGGTATTATTTTTACGTTTTTACTTTACTACGGCGCAAATTGGCTGGTCGAATACCAGTTTGTGCGCGATCCGCGGGCCTACTACGCCATTGCCGCTTTGGCGCCGGCCATCTTTTTTGTCACCATCCTCTCCAGTTATCGCGGCTATTTTCAGGGATTGCAGCTCATGACGCCCACGGCCGTTTCCCAGATTGTGGAACAGCTGCTGCGCGTCGTCACCATGATCGTCCTGGCTTATCTACTAATGCCATATGGCCTGGAGTACGCGGCCGCCGGCGCGAGTTTCGGTGCCGGTCCGGGTGCGGCCGCCGGTCTGCTCGTTCTTATCTATTATTACTGGCGCCAGCGGAGGGAATTTCAGCGCAAAATCGCTGCCCAGCCTGATATGCGGCAGGAATCGGGTTTCAGAATCATCACCCGTATTGTCCGTCTGGCCTTTCCGGTATCGCTGGCTAACATTATGCTGCCGGTTGTTTCCAATATTGACCTCTTGATTGTGCCGGCCCGTCTGGAAGTCGCAGGGTTTACGGTCGAGCAGGCGACGGAACTTTTCGGTTATCTGACCGGGATGGCGGTGGCCCTGATCAACCTGCCCACCATCCTTACCGCATCGCTGGCGGCCAGCTTAGTGCCGGCCGTGTCCGAAGCTTATACGCTGGGCAACCGCGCGCGCATTTACCAGCGTACGGCAACGGCCATGCGCATCTCCAATCTTATTACCATTCCGGCTTTTGTTGGGATGTGGCTGCTGGCTACGCCCATTTCGCAGATGCTGTACGGCACGCCTAACGCCGGAGTGCCGATTGCCATCCTATCGGTAGGTATCGTCTTGCTCGGCATTCACCAGGTGACGACCGGGGTGCTGCAGGGCCTTGGGCATACGGCCATTCCCCTTGTTAACATGGTTATTTCGGCGGTGGTAAAGGTCATTATGAGCTGGACGTTAACCGCCATGCCGTCCCTGGGGATTAAAGGGGCCGCCTGGGCGTCGGTAGCTGACTTCGGTGTTGCCGCCCTGCTCAATATGTATTTTGTTTATCGCTATGTGGGTTTCAGCATTGATTGGAAAGACACGTTTAAAACAATGGCAGCGACAGCCGTCATGGGCGGTATTGTGCTGCTTGTTTATGACGCCATTATGACTAAGACCTTTAGCAACACGCTGGCTACGTTGGCGGCCATTGCTGCGGGCGGCGCCGTATACGGTATTGTTCTCTTACTGGTAGGCGGCGTTAGCGAACGGGACGTCCAGCGCATTCCGCGGGTAGGGCCGGATTTAGCCCGCCTGCTACACACATTCCGATTGTTGAGGCGATAA
- the spoVT gene encoding stage V sporulation protein T, protein MKATGIVRRIDDLGRVVIPKEIRRTLRIREGDPLEIYVDREGEVILKKYSPVGELGDFAKEYCDSLYEAIGHIIMIADRDNVVAVAGASKKEFLGKPLGPAVEKVMEERKTTVINNPGEYKHCKGCVTDCEDDHTCKFTAQVISPIIVEGDTIGAVIICSKQPGVQMGEMEVKLAETAAGFLAKQMSQ, encoded by the coding sequence GTGAAAGCGACTGGCATCGTCAGAAGGATTGACGATCTGGGCAGAGTTGTCATTCCGAAGGAAATTAGAAGGACATTACGGATTCGTGAAGGTGATCCATTAGAAATATATGTCGACCGTGAAGGCGAAGTAATTCTCAAGAAATATTCACCAGTTGGCGAATTGGGCGATTTTGCCAAGGAATACTGTGACTCCCTCTATGAAGCAATTGGCCATATCATCATGATCGCCGACCGGGATAACGTAGTTGCGGTCGCTGGCGCGTCGAAGAAAGAATTTCTCGGTAAGCCGCTAGGGCCTGCTGTCGAAAAAGTCATGGAAGAACGCAAGACGACGGTCATAAATAATCCCGGTGAATACAAGCACTGCAAAGGTTGCGTCACGGATTGCGAAGACGACCATACCTGCAAATTCACAGCGCAAGTAATTTCGCCCATTATTGTCGAGGGGGACACCATTGGGGCAGTAATTATCTGCTCCAAGCAACCAGGCGTCCAAATGGGAGAAATGGAAGTTAAACTAGCCGAAACCGCTGCGGGCTTTCTCGCTAAGCAAATGTCTCAATAA
- the mfd gene encoding transcription-repair coupling factor has protein sequence MQPLFDAIQTDKALQQALAACTAANKASLIYGLTGTQKSVLLAAAYHKKPRATFIITVSGESLSQLKSDLATLLPAAPVLELPALDFVTFSVTAKSLELTAQRLDIYSRLLGGEPVIVLATAEAIMQKAPPKEELVNSRVSLAAGGIVQLEKLLATLVRFGYERVDQVDNVGQFSARGGIIDIFPLNRPYPLRLELFGDEIDSLREFDPATQRSIGALDKADIMPIIEPEHSGKRTTVLSYLPADGCVVFDEPARVREAMAKLIKENPEIKRRVYTWPDIAAAAQAFNVVYLSLLLQKTPYTEPGEIHSITAKGIAPFHRQMEMLVDELKAWLDRKLQPVIFMTNRDKAVHLQHNLTQEGVSAVFSEQLTTLVPGTVMITVGVLAGGFELPHAKLAVLTEKDIFGRQKKGIRPRAAKGQQITYFRDLKVGDYVVHVNHGIGKYAGVETLEVGGVHRDYFLIRYAGEDKIYVPTDQVHLLQKYIGAEGEVPRLHRMGGTEWQKATSRAKAAVADLAKELIALYAARQVTPGFAFEPDTPWQKEFEEAFPYEETPDQLQAISEIKRDMEAPRPMDRLLCGDVGFGKTEVAIRAAFKAVMSGKQVAVLVPTTVLAQQHYQTFSSRFAGFGPVVDVISRFRSPKEQKATLAKVRAGQVDVLIGTHRLLNPDVQFKDLGLLIVDEEQRFGVAQKEKLKKWRTNIDVLTLSATPIPRTLHMSLVGARDMSIIETPPEERYPVQTYVVEYHEEVVRDAIRRELRRGGQVYFVYNRVQTIDKMHSRLSEILPDARIGVAHGQMSEDRLERVMLDFYEGNYDILVCTSIIESGLDVPNANTIIVYDADKFGLAQLYQMRGRVGRTHRMAYAYFTYQRDKVLTEVAEKRLQAIKEFAELGAGFKIAMRDLEIRGAGNILGPQQHGHILSVGFEMYCRLLDEAVQELRTGKVVQPPPEPVLEFNVDAYLSGDYISDAMHKIEVYQRIAAIRTEEHISELVDELIDRFGEPPQPVQNLFMVARIKNYARVLGIRSIFQRRDHVEIQFTDRPNIGLDDIMALKSTYPGRVSIQPGPPQTLRLKTVNLTEPVLDWLVKVLRPLSESAEKKTALAPSAAGGDNE, from the coding sequence ATGCAACCGCTATTTGACGCAATCCAGACCGACAAGGCCTTGCAGCAGGCCTTGGCCGCCTGCACCGCGGCCAACAAGGCGAGCCTGATCTACGGCTTGACGGGAACGCAGAAAAGCGTTCTCCTCGCAGCCGCCTACCATAAAAAACCGCGTGCCACGTTTATTATCACCGTCTCCGGCGAAAGTCTCAGCCAGCTTAAGAGCGATTTAGCCACGCTTTTGCCAGCGGCGCCGGTCTTAGAGCTGCCGGCCCTTGACTTTGTTACCTTTTCGGTAACGGCTAAAAGCCTGGAATTAACGGCCCAGCGGCTGGATATTTACAGCCGCCTGCTGGGCGGGGAGCCGGTCATTGTCCTGGCGACAGCCGAAGCCATTATGCAGAAGGCGCCGCCGAAAGAGGAACTGGTAAACAGCCGCGTCAGCCTTGCTGCCGGCGGCATAGTTCAGCTCGAAAAACTATTGGCAACCCTGGTGCGCTTTGGCTACGAACGGGTCGACCAGGTCGACAATGTTGGCCAGTTCAGCGCCCGGGGCGGCATTATCGATATTTTTCCGCTTAATCGCCCCTATCCGCTGCGACTAGAGCTTTTTGGCGATGAAATCGACTCACTTAGGGAATTCGACCCGGCTACCCAGCGGTCGATCGGCGCCTTGGACAAAGCAGACATCATGCCCATCATCGAGCCCGAACACAGCGGTAAACGGACGACGGTACTGTCGTATCTTCCGGCCGACGGCTGCGTCGTTTTTGATGAACCGGCCCGGGTGCGGGAAGCGATGGCCAAGCTGATCAAGGAAAACCCGGAAATAAAACGCCGCGTTTATACCTGGCCCGATATTGCCGCCGCGGCGCAAGCCTTCAATGTTGTTTATTTGTCGCTGCTCCTCCAGAAAACGCCGTACACCGAACCGGGCGAGATTCACAGCATCACCGCTAAGGGGATCGCCCCGTTTCACCGGCAGATGGAGATGCTTGTTGACGAGCTTAAAGCTTGGCTTGACCGCAAGCTGCAGCCCGTTATTTTCATGACCAACCGCGACAAGGCGGTGCATTTGCAGCATAATTTGACGCAGGAAGGTGTTAGCGCGGTCTTTAGCGAGCAGCTGACTACCCTTGTTCCCGGCACGGTCATGATTACCGTCGGCGTGCTGGCCGGCGGCTTTGAACTGCCCCATGCCAAACTGGCAGTGCTAACCGAAAAGGACATTTTCGGCCGCCAGAAAAAAGGCATACGCCCCCGCGCCGCTAAAGGACAGCAAATCACTTATTTCCGCGATCTCAAGGTCGGCGACTATGTTGTCCATGTCAATCACGGCATTGGCAAGTATGCCGGTGTCGAGACGCTTGAGGTCGGGGGCGTGCATCGCGATTATTTTCTTATCCGTTATGCCGGCGAAGACAAAATTTACGTGCCTACCGACCAGGTACATCTGCTGCAGAAATACATTGGCGCCGAAGGCGAAGTGCCGCGTCTTCATCGGATGGGCGGCACCGAGTGGCAGAAGGCGACGAGCCGGGCCAAAGCGGCCGTGGCCGATTTGGCCAAGGAACTTATTGCCCTGTATGCCGCCCGCCAGGTGACGCCGGGCTTTGCTTTCGAGCCCGATACGCCGTGGCAGAAGGAGTTTGAGGAAGCCTTTCCGTATGAGGAAACGCCTGACCAACTGCAGGCCATTAGCGAGATCAAACGCGACATGGAAGCGCCGCGCCCGATGGATCGCTTGCTCTGTGGCGATGTCGGTTTTGGCAAGACAGAGGTAGCCATTCGCGCCGCTTTCAAGGCCGTGATGAGTGGCAAACAGGTGGCCGTGCTGGTGCCCACCACCGTTTTGGCTCAGCAGCATTACCAGACGTTCAGCAGCCGTTTCGCCGGTTTCGGCCCGGTGGTCGACGTTATCAGCCGCTTCCGCAGCCCCAAAGAACAGAAAGCCACACTGGCCAAGGTGCGCGCCGGCCAGGTGGACGTTCTCATCGGTACCCATCGCCTGCTCAATCCCGATGTCCAGTTCAAAGACCTCGGCCTTTTAATCGTGGACGAGGAGCAGCGCTTCGGAGTTGCCCAAAAAGAAAAACTTAAGAAGTGGCGCACCAATATAGATGTATTGACTTTGAGCGCCACCCCCATCCCGCGCACGCTGCATATGTCGCTGGTCGGCGCCCGCGACATGAGCATTATCGAGACGCCGCCGGAGGAGCGCTACCCGGTCCAAACCTATGTTGTCGAATACCACGAAGAAGTCGTCCGCGACGCCATCCGCCGCGAACTTAGGCGGGGCGGGCAGGTGTATTTTGTCTATAACCGCGTTCAGACCATCGATAAGATGCACAGCCGGCTGAGTGAGATTTTGCCGGATGCGCGCATTGGCGTGGCGCACGGGCAAATGAGCGAGGACCGGCTTGAACGGGTGATGCTCGATTTTTATGAGGGAAACTACGATATTTTAGTCTGTACCAGCATTATCGAGAGCGGCCTCGATGTGCCCAATGCCAATACCATTATCGTTTATGACGCCGACAAATTTGGCCTGGCCCAACTCTACCAAATGCGCGGCCGGGTCGGGCGCACCCACCGCATGGCGTATGCCTATTTTACCTATCAGCGGGACAAGGTGCTGACCGAGGTGGCGGAAAAGCGCCTGCAGGCCATCAAGGAGTTCGCCGAACTGGGCGCCGGTTTCAAAATTGCCATGCGTGACCTGGAAATCCGCGGCGCCGGCAATATCCTGGGGCCCCAGCAGCACGGCCATATTCTGAGCGTTGGTTTTGAAATGTACTGCCGGTTGCTTGACGAAGCGGTGCAGGAACTTCGTACCGGTAAAGTTGTGCAGCCGCCGCCCGAGCCGGTATTGGAGTTCAATGTTGACGCCTACCTCAGCGGTGACTATATCAGTGATGCGATGCACAAAATCGAGGTATATCAGCGGATTGCCGCCATTCGTACGGAAGAACATATTAGTGAATTGGTCGATGAGCTGATCGACCGGTTTGGTGAGCCGCCACAGCCCGTACAAAATCTGTTTATGGTCGCCCGCATCAAAAACTACGCCCGGGTGCTGGGCATCCGCTCCATATTTCAGCGACGCGACCATGTGGAGATCCAGTTTACCGACCGCCCCAATATTGGCCTTGACGATATTATGGCGCTGAAAAGCACCTATCCTGGCCGTGTGTCCATTCAGCCCGGTCCCCCGCAGACACTGCGGCTGAAGACGGTGAATTTGACCGAACCGGTTCTTGACTGGCTGGTCAAGGTTTTACGCCCCCTTAGCGAGTCGGCCGAAAAAAAGACGGCATTAGCGCCGTCCGCTGCCGGCGGGGACAATGAATAA
- the ltrA gene encoding group II intron reverse transcriptase/maturase, which translates to MLGIPTVMDRLIQQALLQVLTHIFDPHFSEASYGFRPGKKAHDAVRKARQYVEEGYEWAVDMDLEKFFDRVNHDILMARVARKVTDKRVLKLIRRYLQAGIMVNGVVMDREEGTPQSGPLSPLLANILLDDLDKELEKRGHKFMRYADDCNIYVKTRRAGERILTSVRNYLQERLKLKLNEEKSMVDRPWKLKFLGFSMYKAKGGKILIRLASQTIDRVKQKIREATARSAPQSMAERIERLNTYLGGWIGYFALADTPSVFKNIDGWIRRRLRMCLWKQWKRVRTRYSELRALGLPEWVVHEFANTRKGPWRMAHGPMNRALGNAYWRAQGLMSLTERYQKLRQAWRTAGCGPARPVV; encoded by the coding sequence ATGCTGGGGATACCCACCGTGATGGACCGCCTGATCCAGCAGGCCCTTCTGCAGGTACTGACGCATATCTTTGACCCGCACTTTTCCGAAGCCAGCTACGGGTTCCGTCCTGGCAAGAAAGCACATGATGCGGTAAGGAAGGCGCGCCAATACGTGGAAGAAGGCTATGAATGGGCTGTGGACATGGACCTTGAGAAATTCTTCGACAGGGTAAACCATGATATACTCATGGCCCGAGTGGCCCGAAAAGTAACAGACAAAAGAGTGTTAAAACTCATCCGCCGCTATCTCCAGGCAGGCATCATGGTCAATGGTGTGGTCATGGACAGGGAAGAAGGAACACCGCAAAGCGGACCATTAAGCCCACTCCTGGCCAACATCCTACTGGATGACCTGGATAAGGAACTGGAGAAACGTGGCCACAAGTTCATGCGTTATGCCGATGACTGCAATATCTACGTAAAGACTAGGCGCGCGGGTGAAAGAATATTGACTAGTGTCCGCAACTACTTGCAGGAGCGGTTAAAACTCAAACTGAACGAAGAGAAAAGCATGGTAGACCGACCGTGGAAACTGAAATTTCTGGGCTTTAGCATGTATAAAGCCAAAGGTGGGAAAATCCTCATCCGCCTGGCGTCACAAACAATCGACCGGGTGAAACAGAAAATCCGGGAAGCGACTGCTCGTAGTGCTCCACAATCAATGGCGGAGCGGATAGAACGCCTGAACACCTATTTGGGAGGATGGATAGGATACTTCGCCTTGGCGGATACTCCCAGCGTCTTTAAGAACATAGACGGCTGGATACGGAGAAGATTACGCATGTGCCTGTGGAAGCAGTGGAAGCGAGTGAGGACCAGATACAGTGAGTTAAGGGCTTTGGGACTACCGGAATGGGTAGTGCATGAATTCGCCAATACCCGCAAAGGACCATGGCGAATGGCCCACGGGCCAATGAATAGAGCCCTGGGCAATGCCTACTGGCGAGCCCAGGGCCTGATGAGTTTAACCGAACGTTACCAAAAGCTTCGCCAAGCTTGGCGAACCGCCGGATGCGGACCCGCACGTCCGGTGGTGTGA
- a CDS encoding DUF1667 domain-containing protein — protein sequence MSEIKRRISCIVCPLSCEGEIILEGEQITAVTGFTCPRGQQYAREEVTAPKRMLTTTVRVVGGQLPLLPVVSKGPLPKDKIVACARFLSTVTVTAPVSEGNIICENILGLGVDIVASRDLSVVDKN from the coding sequence ATGAGTGAGATAAAGCGGCGCATCAGCTGCATTGTTTGTCCGCTAAGCTGTGAGGGAGAAATCATACTCGAAGGAGAGCAGATTACCGCCGTAACCGGGTTCACCTGCCCACGCGGCCAACAGTACGCCCGGGAGGAAGTAACGGCGCCGAAACGGATGCTGACAACGACCGTCCGGGTGGTCGGTGGCCAGCTGCCGCTCTTACCGGTGGTCTCGAAAGGACCGCTGCCAAAGGACAAGATTGTTGCTTGCGCGCGGTTCTTGTCAACGGTAACGGTAACTGCGCCGGTCAGCGAAGGCAATATTATTTGCGAAAACATCCTCGGCCTTGGCGTTGATATTGTCGCTAGTAGGGATTTGTCAGTCGTTGATAAAAATTAA
- a CDS encoding NAD(P)/FAD-dependent oxidoreductase: protein MTKRSAELCYDVAVIGGGPAGLAAAYSARQNGARQVLIIERDRELGGILQQCIHNGFGLHRFREELTGPGYASRYVKLVANDPGIVVLLDTMVLEVGRDKTVWAVNPREGLLAIRTKAIVFAMGCRERTRGAIRIPGGRPAGVFTAGAAQRMVNMEGYLPGKKVVILGSGDIGLIMARRMTLEGATVQAVIEIMPYSNGLTRNIVQCLEDYNIPLYLSHTITAIHGGERVTGVTVAKVDENRLPLAGTEFELECDCVLLSVGLIPENELSRSAGVEIDSITGGPVVDQFRQTSLPGFFAAGNVVHVHDLVDFVSEEGETAGKYAVLYAQGQMGDYVRKISVLTGDGMRSVVPQRLSLCSGSDDPVRLFMRVARPEQRVTIQIAAGDKVIQERRLPVAKPSEMVVVDIPAEKLHNVDGEIVVSVRRQGGEKQ, encoded by the coding sequence ATGACAAAACGGAGTGCTGAACTTTGTTACGATGTAGCGGTAATCGGCGGGGGGCCGGCCGGACTAGCCGCCGCATACAGCGCGCGACAAAACGGCGCCAGACAGGTACTCATTATCGAGCGGGATCGGGAGCTGGGCGGCATATTGCAGCAGTGCATTCACAACGGCTTTGGCCTCCACCGTTTTCGTGAGGAACTGACCGGCCCGGGGTATGCCAGCCGTTATGTGAAACTGGTGGCCAATGACCCGGGAATTGTCGTACTACTTGACACAATGGTGTTGGAAGTCGGTCGGGACAAAACTGTCTGGGCGGTCAATCCCCGCGAAGGGCTGCTGGCGATCAGGACCAAGGCGATTGTTTTCGCCATGGGCTGCCGGGAACGGACCCGGGGCGCTATCCGCATTCCTGGCGGTCGGCCGGCAGGGGTGTTCACGGCAGGGGCTGCCCAGCGGATGGTCAATATGGAAGGGTATTTGCCCGGGAAGAAGGTCGTTATTTTAGGCTCTGGCGACATTGGCCTCATCATGGCCCGACGCATGACGCTCGAGGGTGCAACGGTCCAAGCGGTCATCGAGATAATGCCGTATTCCAACGGCCTGACGCGCAACATTGTTCAGTGCCTGGAGGACTATAACATTCCCTTGTATTTGTCCCACACCATCACCGCTATTCACGGCGGCGAACGGGTTACTGGGGTCACCGTTGCCAAAGTAGACGAAAACCGGCTGCCGCTGGCGGGAACGGAATTTGAACTAGAGTGCGACTGTGTACTCCTGTCAGTCGGCCTTATACCGGAAAACGAGCTGTCGCGATCCGCCGGAGTGGAAATCGACAGCATCACTGGTGGCCCGGTAGTAGACCAGTTCCGCCAGACCTCGCTACCCGGTTTTTTTGCCGCAGGCAATGTAGTGCATGTTCATGACCTTGTAGATTTTGTATCAGAAGAGGGGGAAACAGCAGGAAAATATGCAGTGCTGTACGCACAAGGTCAAATGGGCGATTATGTTCGGAAGATCAGCGTCTTGACCGGCGACGGGATGCGGTCGGTTGTACCGCAGCGCCTTAGCCTCTGCTCCGGATCAGATGATCCTGTTCGCTTATTCATGCGCGTTGCCCGGCCCGAGCAGCGCGTCACTATCCAAATAGCAGCAGGCGATAAGGTAATTCAGGAGCGCCGGTTGCCTGTTGCCAAACCGAGCGAAATGGTTGTGGTGGATATTCCTGCCGAAAAGTTGCACAATGTTGATGGCGAAATCGTCGTGTCAGTGAGACGTCAGGGTGGTGAAAAGCAATGA
- a CDS encoding NAD(P)/FAD-dependent oxidoreductase codes for MAERMKADVVIIGGGIVGAAIARELARFELDTVLVERHPDVAMGTSKANSGILHAGFDAQPGTLKAKLNVRGNDLYRRLQEELDLEIKWTGSLVIAHDAEGMQTIHELLDRGRANGVPGLAILDREAVLAREPKLTKDVVGALWAPTAGVICPFGAAIAMAENAVQNGVHVITECPVYKIEAEGGRIKGVHTGRGFISAKFVVNAAGVQADDLSRSAGDESFSIRARKGEYILFDKTVGKWVNSIIFPTPSKVSKGILVAPTVHGNLFIGPNAREVDDRADLSTTSQGLAEIINGARQLVPDLPLHAAITQFAGLRAAADGGDFIIRPSATVRGLVHAAGIQSPGLTAAPAIAEKVVDILREEGLNLRPKASFNPIKPRRIRFNELTRDQQRELVARNPLYGRVICRCETVTEGEIVAAIHAPCGARTVDGVKRRTRAGMGRCQGGFCGPRVVAILARELGIPVTAVRKDTARSYLFYDKIPRSCEVDCHDKTEC; via the coding sequence ATGGCTGAACGAATGAAAGCAGATGTAGTAATCATCGGCGGCGGGATTGTCGGCGCGGCGATTGCGCGGGAGTTGGCAAGGTTTGAACTTGATACCGTATTGGTAGAACGCCATCCCGATGTCGCCATGGGAACTTCCAAAGCCAACAGTGGCATTTTACATGCCGGTTTTGACGCGCAACCGGGCACGCTTAAGGCGAAGCTCAATGTGCGTGGTAATGATTTATACCGTCGCCTGCAGGAGGAGCTGGACCTGGAAATCAAATGGACCGGCTCACTGGTGATAGCCCACGATGCCGAAGGAATGCAAACAATTCACGAACTGCTGGACCGCGGCCGTGCCAATGGCGTTCCCGGCCTGGCCATTTTAGACAGGGAGGCAGTACTGGCGCGCGAACCTAAGTTGACTAAAGACGTTGTGGGCGCGTTGTGGGCGCCGACGGCGGGAGTGATTTGCCCCTTTGGCGCGGCGATTGCGATGGCGGAAAATGCCGTTCAGAACGGCGTACACGTCATCACTGAGTGCCCGGTCTATAAAATCGAAGCCGAGGGCGGCCGAATAAAGGGAGTGCATACCGGCCGGGGGTTTATCAGTGCCAAGTTCGTCGTCAACGCCGCCGGTGTGCAAGCTGATGACCTGAGTAGGTCGGCGGGGGATGAAAGTTTTTCCATCAGGGCGCGCAAGGGTGAATATATTTTGTTCGATAAGACGGTAGGAAAATGGGTGAACAGTATTATTTTCCCGACGCCGAGCAAAGTATCAAAAGGCATACTGGTTGCCCCTACCGTGCACGGCAATTTGTTTATCGGGCCTAATGCCCGGGAGGTGGATGACCGCGCCGACCTGTCTACCACGTCGCAAGGACTTGCCGAAATTATCAACGGCGCCCGACAGTTGGTACCTGACTTGCCGCTGCATGCCGCAATCACCCAGTTTGCCGGTCTGCGGGCAGCAGCAGACGGCGGCGATTTTATTATTCGGCCGTCGGCGACGGTGCGCGGGCTTGTCCATGCCGCGGGCATACAGTCGCCGGGGCTGACGGCGGCGCCAGCCATTGCCGAAAAAGTAGTGGATATCCTGCGCGAGGAAGGGCTTAACTTAAGGCCGAAGGCCTCTTTCAACCCTATAAAACCGCGGCGGATCAGGTTTAATGAGCTGACAAGGGACCAACAACGGGAACTTGTAGCAAGAAATCCGCTATATGGGAGGGTTATCTGCCGCTGCGAGACGGTGACGGAAGGAGAGATTGTCGCTGCCATTCACGCCCCCTGTGGCGCCAGGACGGTTGACGGCGTAAAAAGGCGCACCCGGGCGGGAATGGGACGGTGCCAGGGCGGATTTTGCGGCCCGCGTGTTGTCGCTATCCTAGCACGAGAACTTGGTATCCCGGTGACTGCCGTACGCAAGGACACTGCCCGGTCCTACCTGTTTTACGACAAAATCCCCAGAAGCTGTGAGGTGGACTGTCATGACAAAACGGAGTGCTGA